A region of the Anolis sagrei isolate rAnoSag1 chromosome 4, rAnoSag1.mat, whole genome shotgun sequence genome:
tcttgagtcaGAGTACAGGAGGTTTCTTCTGTGTTTTTGTCATAGCAAGGCCACCGTCCTGTGCAAGTTTGTTTATGCACTTTCTGCTGCTAAAACATTGCCTATGGCACTTAGCCTGCAGATGTCTGTTACTGTGCTGTCCTCAAAATCTGGGCAAAACACATTCCACtaactttatttattatattaaaatatcatCTTCCCTTCAGTGAGTGGAAGGCTgcctaggtaataataataataataataataataataataatacttttatttcttatctacctgttctcatggctcaaggcgggttacaacattgctaaaacacataatcatttaaaaatacgatgcagaatacacatattaaaacatttttccataaaatacctattaaaatacacaaaacaaaaattagatatagagtggaagtttaaaagttatcattaaaactgtctgggtaggccttccagaagagataggtctttacttGAGTCAGAAATCTGACAACTgatctagctgttggagctcttttggcaggtcgttccacagtcgtgggatggctgatgaaaaggtcctttgggtAACTGCCAGGCTGGAGCAGATGCCTCCCAAAGGACCAACATATTCAGGACtgattatatgggagaaggcaaccctgtaggtaacctggacccaaaccatgtagggctttaaaggtcaatacCAACACCTTATGCTTTGGccagaaacaacaataacaacaactcctTTTATTGACACTATAACTCCATGAGGTATGTCAGACTGAGAAAATAACTCACTCAAGATCATCTAGTACAGGGGTGGGCAAAGTGTGGTTTTTTTGATCTTTCATACCACCCCCTTTctgtcacagtgggttaaaccagctcagtggtttaacccactgtgccactgggagctccatatATATATCTTCTTATATGAGAGAAGGAGTGCACATACATGAGAGAAGTCACAAGAAAAATACACAAGGCAAAGAGTTGAACAACAAACAGCTTATAAGGACTCAAGGGAATCAGGCTACCCCATCCCTTTATTAAATCACCCCAAAATTTaacatacacccccccccccccgatgcccTTTCACAGCCCTTCCCAAACACTTCCCTAGAAAAATACTTTTATAAAGGACTGAAATGTATTCAACtaagaatatataataaaattgccaaaggaaaagaatTGAGGCAAAAAGCGATCCAAAGCAGTCACAGCATCAAGATACACAATGAACAGAGCTAGGCTAAAAGACATACGTGAGTGACTTTTTTCTTCTTATTGGCTCAGGCAGCAGGGCTCATGGAAACCAGTGCATGCATGGCTGCCATTCCACATgtagccaaaaaaaccccaaaagcagCTGTTTTTGGCTGCCACATGTGTTGTTGTGGCTGAAAAAAACATGGCGTCGCCACCTATGATGTTACAGGTGATCAGGCACCTGTAAAATGCCGAATCAACCAGAGccccttttaaaaaatggtgCACAGCCCTACTAGCCCTTTGCTCTGAGAAGCCTTTCAATCcacttatttcttttcttttcttttttcacataGATGTACctctaatttttttttacatatgttTTAACTCTATTTTAACTGTTATATGGTTGTGAACTTTTATGTACTGGTTTTAACTATAAGCCACCCTAATCCATGCTATAGGAAAAATCTGAAAAGAAATCACAAGAGTTGTTTTTCAGGTTCTTCTTCATGATTCACGGCCTATTTAATTGTAGATGGCAAGGAATTTGTAAAACTTAAATTTGTTTCTCAACATTAGTTAGAGTAATTTTCCAGGGAATTCAAATCCTGCTCTCTCAAATTCCTAGTCCAATGCTAAAaactttgaaatatattttccattaaaatccattttaatttaAACACTTTTTGGTTTGTTTACCATGCTACCTTGTAGGAAttagaaaaacacaaaacaaaaccaacatctagaaaaaatgaataaaatgctgTGATGTCTCCTGTTGGCCTAATGGCCTGAACTGGCACTTGAATGAAGTGGTTGGCTCTTTGAGAAAGAAAGATGGTGTGTGTCCTGCTATGTACAATCCATCTTCATAAAATACTTGGAAAGCTCTGAATGAGAGGAACGTGTGCCAAGTATGATGTATCAAAGGGTGGCTCTTCTGCCTTGTGACACAAAGCTGGATAAAGCAGGGGAATAGCCTCAGAAGTAGGGAGACTGAAGGCTGTTGTTTAGAGAGCTTCATTCTTGCAGGGTCCAAGattctgctttttctgttgagatTCAAATAAGGTTAGAAACTCCTTCCTGGAGCAACAAGACTCTATCGCTGGCTCTTATAAAAGTTTGGTTACTTTGACGTGCGGGTGGGTGAATGGACGAGAAGGGCAAGGTCACTTCAGAACAAATGTGTCTCTATGTGCATGCTGCTTCTTGTGATCACTCTGCCAACTGAACAGCTTATTTAGTTTGCtaatttttcccctccctcttcttcctgtaGGTCTCATAAAACAAGGGCGAGAGAGGTTAGAGCAGACTATCAAGGCCTCCAGTTCCAAACTTTCCTCCTAGTGAGTATCTGTCTCTTTCTGTTAGTGGGTTGGTGCTGTCCCTTTAAAGCTCGGCCGGGTGATGACCTGCTACAAGGGACAAGCCGTGGGTTGAGCTGGCTGGCACAGAGCATGGTGATGATGCATTAGGAAACATCTCTTGTACAAAGGGGGGTTATGTGGCTCAATATGATTTTGATGCACAAGCTTACTTCTAACAAGCGCTTTAGTGGAAATGTAAGTAAAGTTGTGAAATGGGGTTACTGAAAGTGAAATCCATTGGCGCCCTGGCATTTCTTCTGCGGTGTGATTTGAAACAAGGGGCTTCTATGTAGGAAGCAAAGAGCTAGCTTCTGTTGCTACACAGTCCCCTTAGCTTCTTGCCGAGAAGGGTGGAGAGTATGACAATCTGAATCCTTTTATATTTTGCTTATGACTCACCTGCttggtatttatttatgatttatttattcaatttatacCCCACATTTCTCCTGTCAAggaaaaagagccaggaaagtGACAGTCATGTAGTTCCTCTTGCTTGTGATGAAAGTGATGTAGTTTGTTTTACGTACCTTTCTAGCAGCTTCatttcagagaaggaaggaaagcccaGTACATGTATCTGTCATCTTGTCTAAGGTGGCTGATTTTGCAGCATGATGTTTTGATTGAGGAAAtgctcagagtttggaaaaatctCAGAATTGTTCAGCCAGCATGGACAGCCATGCTAGCTGGAGAACTCTATagtcaaaaaaaagaaaaatttccAAGTTCCAGGAATGCTCCAATTTCCTCTCTCTTGATCTAATTTCTTCTCTCTTGATCTAATTTCTTCTAATCCAAAGGCTGTTTTTAAACTCTGAAAAGCCAGTCAGGAGATCTAATTGCAGATCTTTTACACCATTAATGTTTGGTCAGGTGATCTAGAATAGAATGTTGGTATCAAAATCTGCACTGCAAAAATCTACTGTTTTGCAGAATGTGTTCTAACAGCACAGAAGATAATAGATTATTTTAGTAATTACAATTTCAGTTCTCACAGACGTTTACAAAGATAGATATGTACTATTCCAGCTATATTCCCAAATACAGGAATGAGCAGAAGGTAAATGTGGATCTCTTGTGAGATCTCTTGATGATTAAGAAGTTGATTAACTCATATTTCCGACTCTTCATTCTTTAATATAGTTGAGCCTCCATTATCCAGAAATCAGAAGTATTCCAAAATTCGAATTTGTTCACATAGGCAGCTGAGATatggacacctttgctttttggtgCTTCAGAGTACATATACTTTGTCTCATGCACAAAGTTATTAAAAATACTGTGTGTAAAattcaagctatgtgtataaattatactatatgaaaaagaaatacattcccatctgaaagatatctcattatttacATACACTAgactctcacttatccaacacaaACAGGCCAgctgaacattggataagcgaaaatggtggataataaggagggattaaggtaaaagcctattaaacatcaaattacattatgattttacaaattaagcactaaaacatcattttttacaacaaattgacagaaaaagcagttcaatacatggtaacgttatgtagtaattgctatatttatgaatttagcactaaaacatcgcaatgtattgaaacagttgtgaatccaggcgggaggcagactgtgttggatattacagaacattggatgagcgaaggttggataagcaagactctgctgTATATGCCTATATAGCCTTTCGTTCAAGCAATAAACAACTTGTAATAGCAGCAAAAAATGACACACACCCCTTCCCACACACTTGCAATTGTATTGCACAAATGAAGAAAGCTTTGGATAATCAGGAATAGAATTTTGTAAGGAGAGACTCTGAGCTCTGTTCACTTCTGGTACTGAAAATAAACTTCTTAAAGCTGAAAGATTAATTCTAATTCTTTTGTACTAGGATGTAGCTAGTGGACCTTTGAGTTTtagtaaaataaaagcaaaatccCAAGATCCCACAAGCCCAATCTTTGTGCCCACTAATACAGTTTTGGTTCTTGTTTTGATAGAACATATGTCTGTCACTTTATTGGTTCAATCCCTTAAAATCACATACTATCTGTGACTTGACATTTCTTCCTATGGAGCTGAAAATCAAGATTATTCCATCTTTCCACTGCTCtaaatttgtgtttgttttttttttattttgcagtgCTGAAAGAGTTGTCGCTTTAATGGAACGTTCCAAAAGCCCAGATAGCAACAGCCTGGTAAGGCCCAATGGGGTGTCATTTAAACTGTTCATTTGCATTAAACCGGAAGCTCAAAAATGTGAGATTAATTACGCAGCTTTTTTAGAGGGTGCCAGTAAAGCAGATAGTTCTGTAGCCTGGGAGGTCTCATTCATTTCAGTAGTGTTTCTGTTGATATATGTACTAACACACTTCTCATTCCGTTGCAATGGTGTGATCTCCACAAAACATGAGGAAAATAACATTTTGGATTATAGCTCTCAGATTTGCGTAGCTAATATGGTCAGTTACcccatatatgtatgtttatctGTTGCTCTTCCCTGGTGAAACAGCAAATTCTTGGCTAACCTTGGGCATCTCCTTTTTGTCATGTTCAGCCTTCGTCACCAACAGACAACATCAATCTTGGACCTTCTGCTAATCCTAAGTAAGTCTACAGCATATTATAATTCTGAAGAACAAAATGAAGCTCCATTTTTCCAGTTGCCCTTGCTGTGGCTAGTCATTCTGACTACAGGTTTTTTTCTGTACAGCACATGCATACAAGTATGGCACATCTGAGAGACAATTTCACATACACCAGGATACAGTGTAGTCTGTACAATCCTGAAATGAGCTATTAAACTACAACAATGCAGTGGCAGAGGatttttaaatcaagaaatgtcAACGATCCACAAACAGAACACGTTTGCTTTATACAAAGTAGACTAACTATGCATGGCTTATTTTAACAATTGTGGTTCTAAGAGTGTGATTCTCCTTTAAAACAAAGTAGACACTCTTACATACCTTGTCGTAGAGAAAAATGTAGTTTTTTGAAACTGCTGAACTTTTAGTAAGATAAATatatgcaacattttaaaaaaaatcgattttaaaaaaaaaacatttcaaataagggaGACTCAAGCAATATGTCCCGTGGTGGGAAAATATATTGCAGCATAAAAGCAGAGCCTCAGGGGAAGAGTTCCTGATTTTATTCCAGCAATGGGATAATACTGCATTGTATGTTAGCCTATCAGAAAGCATACAACATATCAGAAAAGTATGGTTTGtatttagttttagttttatCTTACCTATGAGTTGTGCAGAATTAGAACTTACAGCTAATTCTAAACTTTAGAATCAGGTTAAATAATTTTTCAGACAGAACAGAACTTAGAAAAGGAGACAAGCATAGAATAGGGATGCGTATTAACTTAAGGGTTGGggggtgacagccgacagggagctctggcatgggctggtccatgaggtcacgaagagtcggaaacgactgaacaaatgagcaACAACAATTAACTTAAGGAAGCCTATGTATTCACCTTaaggtcccttccagacaggccctatatctcaggagctgatcccaggttttctgtttatccccgaTTACCTGGCACAGTGGACTTACATAATCCagcttaaagcagaaaacctgggatcagatcctgggatacagggcctgtctggaaggactctATGTCTATTATGTTGAGTTAGGCTTGTCACAACTTTTTCTGACAGTGTTCCCAAGTCTAGGGCaatttttacattttgttttgattttactgttttaatctcAACTTTTGTATATCTCCTTAACTTTAGAATTGGCTCTCCACATTTTGGGGTTTAACCATTGCAGATTTTATTAACATGGTCTTTCTAAGAATCTCTCGGGTGTCTCTACGGTCAATGTCTCATGGAAGTTGATCATAAAGATTtccagagaggtgttctctcaggtaaaaaaaaaaagcctgaaaaaacctacaacaacaaaaaaagagatAATTTTTAAATTGGTAATTTTTCCACTTTCAAAGGGGAGTTCCTGCAAAAAAATTGAAGAAcaatcttgtttttattttcGTTTTTATTGCAGTTTTCTGCTTTTTATAAGATGCTTTGTGTCCCAGTCTGAGAGAAAGGAACAATATAaataaagggagggaaggaggaagggctaTCTTAGCCTGGACAGGAACAGTAATAGTAGCAAAGTTTTCATTGCTTTCAAAAAAAACAttctctttcatcttttttttcccGACAGTGCCAAACCAACAGATTTTGATTTCCTAAAGATCATTGGCAAGGGTAGCTTTGGCAAAGTAAGTAAACTAGTATATATTGTCCTTGGCAAACACTATCCAGCTCTGTTTTGGTCTCTTAGCCATCGAGGTCTGACCTTCTTGAATCATTCTCATTTTCACCCACAGTATGATTATCCTTCTTGCCTTTGGTGATTGTTTGGTCTATTTCACTCTATTGCCATTTAAAAATAGTCACACTAGATTGTTACTGGAAAGTCTCAATTTCTATTTAGCACCAAGCATTTAGCACCTGGCAAATCTTATCTTTACTCTCACGCAATGTTTCTGGGAAAGTAATGTGAGGCAAGAAGACAGCAGAACACTCACACATCTCATGAGATGGATATGTTTCTACTTCTCAGGCAAGTAGCCTCTCCTTGCGGTTTAGAGGGATAGTAGCTACTGAATGTAATATTCAGCCACAGAAAGTGTTTTCGCACATGTGAAGTTTTTCTCATTTGGGAATACCTAATATCTATGCCCATATAACCATCCACAAACCAGCATTTTATGGGCTATTAATCTAGCATTCCCCCAGCATTTTGTGGGCTCTGACTCTAACATTTCCCCATGCTTAACTTCTGGCAAATTCAAGAGAAATTTTGAGTTGTTCCTTTATAGTACCAGTGACATACCTGTGCACTATTGGGGccctttttaaaatgcacatctGTAACATCAttttaaatcaatattttttcaatcttGTCCTCCTTTCAATTGCTCAGGATTGTATACATGGTTTATTTCCTTCTGCTAGATTGTTTTCCTCTCAACAACCCTGTTAAGTAGGCTGGGCTTGAGTCCACCAAGGGAGCTTTGTAGCTCAGAGAAACTTTAAATATGCTCTTTTTATTCTTAGCATGATATATTGATTCACCAAGTTTCAATAGTCAAGAATTCAGTTTTAAAGAGCCCTTTACCAAGTTTTAAAATACTAATTTATTTGTCTGTCTGAGCTTGGcagtaatacaaatatataaggTACAATATATTAACCACTGACACTTCTTTAGATGGTGgcaatattaaatattttttattatgcaTTCATTTTTGCTGAAATTTACTGTAGAAATAAGGACTACAGCTTGGTATGCTGAGATCAAATGAAAGAAAATCCTTCGTACAGTGGTGCACTGTACATGCAAGGTGGCATGAATACAATGTGGATCAAGTGGAACAATTAACAAAACTTTCTTCAACCACCCCATACATACCCTTGTCCGCTTATTCCTGCTACAGGTCCTTCTTGCGAAACGCAAGTCTGATGGGAGGTTCTATGCGGTGAAAGTTTTGCAGAAAAAATCTATTCTCAAGAAGAAAGAGGTATTTTTAAGAAACAGAAACTCTATTGCATCATAAAAAGACAATTTTCTTCAACAGAATGAGGTTTTGCTAATCTTTCACACACATCTGTGGCATAACTGGGAAGGGTGTTGTGACTCTTTTAATGATccctgttttaattatatttaaataagtattttaacctgtttttaaTGTCTTTGTGTATTGAATGTTTTAAGCATTTTTATCTGCTGGACATCGCTTTGGGAACCCTGGTAgaaagagcgggggggggggggggggcagagaaagAGATTTAAATTGTAACATATGTCAGATGAAATATAATGTGCATTTGTTTCTGTGCATCCACCATAGGATACAACATAGATTAAAGCCACATAAAATTATTTGAATCATagaaattaaaacacataaacataaacacaaaCCACATtaagattaaaataaaaactaCTTCATGGGAATTAATCCTGAGTTTCAAAAGCTATTACTATTTTAAAGTTGCGTTCCTTTTAAATGCCTCAATAATGCTTCGAAATCTGTAAATCCATAGGTTTTCTATGGATTTACAGATTTACAGgcttttcctccaccacaaaccTCAGCAAATATGTAGAAACTGCTATAAGTAGCATATAAATAGTTATaaagtgtatatatttgttttgcCATCAGTGAAGCTATGTGAAATTTTTATCAGCTGCAAACTGCTGTTTTGGGGACCTTCATATGGACTATATCCATGGTATGCAGGAAAGGAaatcagaaaagaaaaatcattctattataccaataataatatgACCTTTGTTAAAACTATTTGGCATGAGAGGAACGAAGATAAGCTTTGGCAAAAACATTTGGCAAAGACATTTGTCTCTATGAGCATGGATGTATGGCTTTACTGTTGTTAGCATTTGaaatcttaactctatatttttgtttactcctctctcttttttcttctcaaCTCTTTATAGCAAAATCATATAATGGCAGAACGCAATGTGCTGCTCAAGAATGTGAAACATCCTTTCCTTGTGGGACTCCACTACTCTTTCCAGACCAAAGAGAAACTCTACTTTGTCCTGGATTATGTAAATGGAGGAGAGGTAAATGTATGCCAGACTTGTACATGTTTGGAGTAAAGCACCAGTGGCAAAATTTGGGAAATTTTCAATTTACATTGtggttggaattttttttttgaagactTGTTATTGATCTGGTGCATGTCTAGATCTAGTTATTATGTCTGTATTCACATCCCTTCACAATGAACGGCAGCAATTTACAGAATCATAGCTATTGGCACCAAAGGGGCTCTCAAGCAAAGCTTTCTAAAGTTATGTTCTCTATCTCAAATTGAAAGTGATTGGTGTTGGCATGTTAGTGGAAGTGGAATGATGAAACTCTTCCAGATTTTGAAAGTGCTATCCAGGTGCTGAGCACCATCCTCAGAAAGATTCAGGATCTTGGATAACACCTTTAAACTCCAGACTTTAAAGTTCACTGATATGGAAGCCACTAGATAACTACTTCTTGGAACTGAGTATGATGTTGAAGCTTCAAAAGACAAAAGCTGTTTCCTACGAAAATGTGTCGACTTCAGGTGCTGCTGTACTTATCAAATCTCTTCATTCAGATAGTTAAGAGGTGCTGCAACAAGGGGAAATGTACTTACAAAGCCCTATGATCCAACGTTAAATTTGTTCATCTCTATTTATAGCTCTTCTTCCACTTGCAAAGAGAGCGTTGCTTCCGGGAGCCCCGAGCTCGCTTCTATGCAGCTGAAATGGCCAGTGCAGTGGGGTACCTCCATTCACTGAATATCATCTACAGGTAAAACACATTTAGATAAAGATTGGATAGCTCTGGTATGAGATCTTTTGCTATAACAGATAGATGGGCTGGTAGATGGATgaacagacagacacacagacaggCCTCTACAATCCATGCTCAAGGAGTGGTGAAGCAATTTTACCACATTTTTACCATCCCCATAGTAAAAGCGAGAGAGCAAATGCAGAAGTGATAGCTTTCATAGGAATTTTATCATCTGTTTATAAACTGTTTTACTCCATAATATTTTAATTTAGGGGAAAATAAAGAACATTCAAATGAACTGAATTAATCAATTTGGGAGACACACTTTTGAATTTATCCCTTTTATGAGATCTATACAGTGTAGTCTTTACAATGCGTTACAgagaaagacagggtagaaataccctaaataaataaaataagtaattttaattgatgttttcgAAGGTTTATCAAGAGAATGGATGGAAGGTTTGCCTTAAGATTTCAACAGAACTTAAACCTCcgtttttcccccctcttcctccctccatatTTAGGGACTTAAAGCCTGAAAATATCTTACTGGATTGTCAGGTATGTTACTGAACTACGTATCATGTGTGTAAAATTACAACTGCTGTTATAAAAAGACTACACATTATATAGTTTAGGATCACTCTCTCATCTTCAGATGAAGCCAAAAGCAAATCCCCTTTGAATGCATCTTgataagaaaactctgtgatagggttgcctcagggtcactctaagtctgaaattacttgaaggcacagaacaaactatagtccagccccctaAAAGTCTgaaggaccatgaactggccctctactttaaaagtttgaggacctctggagtagatgtgacttcctcttgttgtatatACCTGTGTTGTATGCCAATTTTGCTGTTGTATGCCAATAAAAGCTGTGTTAACcttgatatattttattatatttccaAAATACTAATAACTGCAAGatttagttatttttaaataCCAATTTTTAGCAGGAAAGGTACTATAATTAGACTAGGACAACCGGATCTCATATGGACACAACAGTAGCAAACTTTGAAATGCaacattcttctttttctttcagggACACATTGTACTGACAGATTTTGGACTATGCAAAGAAGGAATGGAGCCTGAAGAAACAACATCTACATTTTGTGGCACCCCAGAGGTATGGTATCAAAACTTCATTACAATTTGAATCCATGTTAATGGGTAATTCTAAAACCTGGAAAAGGTAATTTGTTGGATAACGTCCATAATCCTCATCCAGCATGGGAGCTAAAGCGGCATGACACAGTCTAGCCAATGAACTTAAATGTAGcaaatttttctttttcttcgaaTGATTGAATCAGGAAATCACAAGTTGGACTAAACTGCTTCATGTTTAACACGATTTAGATAGTGTTTTCTTGGAATTTTGCAATAAATTTGGACATGAAAGTTGGACTACTGATAGTAGTTATGACTGataaaagaaatagcaagaaatacattTCTagctattttttctttaaaagactTGTAGTTATGTGAAAGGATGTTATTGTTCTTTttgtataccttcaagtcatttccaacttgtagtgatcctaaggcaaccctagcatgggagtttatttatttacttattatttcatttatatgctgcttttctcaactcctggggagactcaaagtggttcacaacacagtaaatgacaaaattcaatgcctcacaaaatataaaatacatctcataactaaaatagcatataacaatagattaaaaccaataaactAAAAACATTGGACatagacaaaaataaaacattgaaCATTCGACATTGTATCAATCCTGAAGTTATCTTGACCACTTCTTCTCACTTTCTGAATGTTTGCTTGAAAACCCATGTTTTAAGTAGTTTTTTTCTGgagtgagagtgtgtgactcatccaagatcacccagttgGTTCCTATGGCCATGCAGAGAATCGAACCCAAAGTCATAGTcccatgctcaaaccactacatcatgttgACTCTCAATCTGGGAACGACAAGAAAACCATTGGAACTCTTACCATCTAGGCAATAAAACTCAATTTTAAAGTACTCATTTAATATACTTCAAGTGGGCATAGTTTTGTGGGATGCTAATAAACATCTTAACAcctgttttttttctctccacaaagtgACTTCATTAATCAATTTAATATTCTGCAAATTGAAAGATCAGAGGAACTGAAGTGGATAACTATCCTACATCTACAACTGTATATATATGCTTTAAACCTGAGGCCATAATACCACTCAGTACTGCATCTAGAAAAGTGGGTTTAGATCCATGACAAC
Encoded here:
- the SGK2 gene encoding serine/threonine-protein kinase Sgk2 isoform X1 — its product is MQAEILLFKYCMAFFSFLSEPENPALKSPLLLEVSNANLMHPPGTESVFTTLGKTKGLIKQGRERLEQTIKASSSKLSSYAERVVALMERSKSPDSNSLPSSPTDNINLGPSANPNAKPTDFDFLKIIGKGSFGKVLLAKRKSDGRFYAVKVLQKKSILKKKEQNHIMAERNVLLKNVKHPFLVGLHYSFQTKEKLYFVLDYVNGGELFFHLQRERCFREPRARFYAAEMASAVGYLHSLNIIYRDLKPENILLDCQGHIVLTDFGLCKEGMEPEETTSTFCGTPEYLAPEVLKKQPYDRTVDWWCLGAVLYEMLFGLPPFYSRDVSQMYDNILHKPLQIQGTKTIAACDILQGLLHKDQKKRLGAKTDFLEIKSHVFFSPINWDDLYNKKITPPFDPNVAGPADLRHFDPEFTRETVSSSIIRTPDLAASSSSATDAFLGFSYAPNDED
- the SGK2 gene encoding serine/threonine-protein kinase Sgk2 isoform X2 — translated: MERSKSPDSNSLPSSPTDNINLGPSANPNAKPTDFDFLKIIGKGSFGKVLLAKRKSDGRFYAVKVLQKKSILKKKEQNHIMAERNVLLKNVKHPFLVGLHYSFQTKEKLYFVLDYVNGGELFFHLQRERCFREPRARFYAAEMASAVGYLHSLNIIYRDLKPENILLDCQGHIVLTDFGLCKEGMEPEETTSTFCGTPEYLAPEVLKKQPYDRTVDWWCLGAVLYEMLFGLPPFYSRDVSQMYDNILHKPLQIQGTKTIAACDILQGLLHKDQKKRLGAKTDFLEIKSHVFFSPINWDDLYNKKITPPFDPNVAGPADLRHFDPEFTRETVSSSIIRTPDLAASSSSATDAFLGFSYAPNDED